A genome region from Arachis duranensis cultivar V14167 chromosome 6, aradu.V14167.gnm2.J7QH, whole genome shotgun sequence includes the following:
- the LOC107495721 gene encoding uncharacterized protein LOC107495721, with the protein MASEEESFLVLVHYFGKNQRSKKYSVKFTDREPLSVFINSSSTLSDVKNSILQKFGVFGSKWVKKLFYKIPTAVVSTSVKYDTFVIAADEDIRVLFHCVRSFPDVRIHELYAKLEVGVDSFGTSALVYSSTTADGASSSMPAAGPSVPQVASPSFAADLDRAEAVASIQLENPGYPPHFSTLNLEAFAQQADGGATIGDSSTEFQIGQSFQNKDEVVLNVKDYSIRRGVEYRVLESDHLKYHGKCKEFSKGCSWLIRISLRARKGTWEVRRYNGSHTCLATSISSDHRQLDYHVICAKIYPLVRADAAVTVKVLQQAT; encoded by the exons ATGGCAAGTGAGGAAGAGAGTTTTCTTGTCTTAGTGCATTACTTTGGAAAAaatcaaagaagcaaaaaatatAGTGTGAAGTTCACTGACAGAGAACCGTTGAGTGTCTTTATTAATTCATCAAGCACTTTGTCAGATGTAAAGAACAGCATCTTGCAGAAGTTTGGAGTATTTGGGAGCAAGTGGGTGAAGAAGCTATTCTACAAGATTCCCACCGCAGTTGTGTCGACCAGTGTTAAGTATGATACGTTTGTGATAGCGGCCGATGAAGATATTCGGGTTCTGTTTCATTGTGTTAGGAGTTTTCCGGATGTCAGAATACACGAGTTGTATGCGAAGTTGGAGGTTGGTGTCGATAGTTTTGGGACATCAGCTCTAGTTTATAGCTCGACTACCGCGGACGGTGCGTCTAGTTCGATGCCTGCGGCCGGACCATCTGTTCCGCAGGTCGCATCCCCTTCCTTTGCGGCTGATTTAGATCGAGCGGAGGCAGTTGCTTCTATACAGTTGGAGAATCCTGGG TACCCTCCACACTTCTCCACTCTAAACTTGGAGGCTTTTGCTCAACAGGCAGACGGAGGTGCTACAATTGGGGATTCTTCTACAGAATTTCAGATTGGGCAATCATTCCAGAATAAAGATGAAGTTGTTCTGAATGTGAAGGACTATAGCATCCGTCGAGGTGTTGAGTACAGAGTCTTGGAATCGGATCATCTGAAGTATCATGGAAAATGTAAGGAGTTCAGCAAGGGTTGTAGTTGGTTGATTCGCATATCGCTTCGTGCACGAAAGGGCACTTGGGAGGTTAGGAGGTACAACGGTTCGCACACTTGCTTGGCCACCTCTATTTCTAGTGATCACCGACAGCTTGATTATCATGTTATCTGTGCGAAAATTTATCCGTTGGTTAGGGCGGATGCTGCGGTTACGGTAAAGGTCTTGCAACAAGCAACATAA
- the LOC107495829 gene encoding B3 domain-containing protein Os03g0619600 isoform X1: protein MENDMFFHQGWPSFVGDHHLECGDLLVFRYEGYLNFTVQVFDKNKCEKLGLNSECSQNSGNFDNIRGHKRDRNEKSSLDVIVEGATKKMRGNNADNQELKLSIVGKDILQYELVKPISMFKEKEETSRACSTNDIPLPFHVGNSNEDEDADQYILNGISLSNLAAHDEKKVARSFTSSFPYFVRIMKSFNVSGSYTLNIPYQFSMAHLPNCKIKIILHNLKGEHWTVNSVPSTRVHTSHTLCGGWMAFVRGNNIKVGDVCIFELVHECELLVRIAGGGKDLQDPVAKPDLSNPSAGHAITCHKASRYMSVNPKDNPKNIINVDQSVKKRSKVGQEAAFSIELRKSGKRSNSSKKTGLGNRTKAANKKLAETAAQKRHRVEDELSSQANAGLRMLFALDEQRVAQAFTSPFPNFVKIMKKFNVSGSYTLKIPYQFSAAHLPAYKTEIILRNLKGESWTVNSVPDAKGRTVHTFCGGWMAFVRDNDINFGDTCIFELVAQGEMRVYISGVGKEGLEHQNGQVKLNRLLANVPSTC, encoded by the exons ATGGAAAATGATATGTTCTTCCATCAGGGATGGCCATCGTTTGTGGGAGATCATCATCTGGAATGCGGTGATCTGTTGGTTTTCAGATATGAAGGTTACCTAAATTTCACCGTGCAAGTATTTGACAAGAATAAATGTGAAAAACTGGGATTAAATTCTGAATGCAGTCAAAATTCAGGCAACTTTGATAATATAAGAGGTCACAAAAGAGATAGGAATGAGAAATCCTCTCTGGATGTTATTGTTGAAGGGGCTACAAAGAAAATGAGAGGCAACAATGCCGACAACCAAGAACTTAAGCTGAGTATAGTTGGGAAAGACATATTGCAATATGAGTTAGTAAAACCTATTAGTAtgttcaaagaaaaagaagaaacttcCAGAGCATGTTCAACTAATGACATTCCGTTGCCTTTTCATGTGGGGAATAGCAATGAAGATGAAG ATGCTGATCAATATATTCTGAATGGTATTTCACTATCAAACTTAGCAGCACATGATGAGAAAAAAGTAGCTCGATCATTTACTTCATCTTTTCCATATTTTGTAAGGATCATGAAAAGCTTCAACGTTAGCGGTTCATATACTCTG AATATCCCGTATCAATTTTCAATGGCACATCTCCCAAACTGCAAGATAAAGATTATCCTCCATAATTTGAAAGGAGAACATTGGACTGTTAATTCTGTGCCATCAACAAGAGTGCATACAAGTCACACTCTCTGCGGAGGATGGATGGCCTTTGTGCGTGGCAATAACATAAAGGTTGGAGATGTCTGCATTTTTGAACTCGTGCATGAGTGTGAATTACTTGTTCGTATTGCTGGAGGTGGAAAAGATCTACAAGACCCGGTTGCGAAACCAGATTTAAGTAACCCTAGTGCAGGACATGCTATCACTTGCCATAAGGCTTCAAGATATATGTCGGTGAATCCTAAAGACAACCCAAAAAACATAATAAACGTTGATCAATCAGTTAAAAAGCGGTCAAAGGTTGGTCAAGAAGCTGCTTTTTCCATTGAATTAAGGAAATCTGGTAAAAGATCAAATTCTTCTAAGAAAACGGGGCTTGGCAATCGGACGAAAGCTGCCAATAAAAAGTTGG CAGAGACAGCTGCTCAGAAGAGGCATCGTGTTGAAGATGAATTAAGCTCACAAGCTAATGCTGGTTTGAGAATGTTGTTTGCACTCGATGAACAAAGAGTGGCTCAAGCCTTTACTTCCCCTTTTCCTAATTTTGTGAAAATCATGAAAAAGTTCAATGTCAGTGGATCATACACTTTG AAAATCCCATACCAGTTCTCTGCTGCACATCTCCCAGCCTACAAAACAGAAATTATTCTTCGAAATTTAAAAGGTGAAAGTTGGACTGTGAACTCTGTACCGGACGCAAAAGGCAGAACGGTGCATACCTTTTGTGGTGGATGGATGGCCTTTGTTCGCGATAATGACATCAATTTTGGGGACACATGCATATTCGAACTTGTTGCTCAGGGTGAGATGCGGGTTTATATATCTGGGGTGGGAAAGGAGGGGCTTGAACATCAAAATGGTCAAGTGAAACTTAATAGATTATTGGCCAACGTTCCATCTACCTGCTAA
- the LOC107495829 gene encoding B3 domain-containing protein At5g18000 isoform X2, with protein MENDMFFHQGWPSFVGDHHLECGDLLVFRYEGYLNFTVQVFDKNKCEKLGLNSECSQNSGNFDNIRGHKRDRNEKSSLDVIVEGATKKMRGNNADNQELKLSIVGKDILQYELVKPISMFKEKEETSRACSTNDIPLPFHVGNSNEDEDADQYILNGISLSNLAAHDEKKVARSFTSSFPYFVRIMKSFNVSGSYTLNIPYQFSMAHLPNCKIKIILHNLKGEHWTVNSVPSTRVHTSHTLCGGWMAFVRGNNIKVGDVCIFELVHECELLVRIAGGGKDLQDPVAKPDLSNPSAGHAITCHKASRYMSVNPKDNPKNIINVDQSVKKRSKVGQEAAFSIELRKSGKRSNSSKKTGLGNRTKAANKKLETAAQKRHRVEDELSSQANAGLRMLFALDEQRVAQAFTSPFPNFVKIMKKFNVSGSYTLKIPYQFSAAHLPAYKTEIILRNLKGESWTVNSVPDAKGRTVHTFCGGWMAFVRDNDINFGDTCIFELVAQGEMRVYISGVGKEGLEHQNGQVKLNRLLANVPSTC; from the exons ATGGAAAATGATATGTTCTTCCATCAGGGATGGCCATCGTTTGTGGGAGATCATCATCTGGAATGCGGTGATCTGTTGGTTTTCAGATATGAAGGTTACCTAAATTTCACCGTGCAAGTATTTGACAAGAATAAATGTGAAAAACTGGGATTAAATTCTGAATGCAGTCAAAATTCAGGCAACTTTGATAATATAAGAGGTCACAAAAGAGATAGGAATGAGAAATCCTCTCTGGATGTTATTGTTGAAGGGGCTACAAAGAAAATGAGAGGCAACAATGCCGACAACCAAGAACTTAAGCTGAGTATAGTTGGGAAAGACATATTGCAATATGAGTTAGTAAAACCTATTAGTAtgttcaaagaaaaagaagaaacttcCAGAGCATGTTCAACTAATGACATTCCGTTGCCTTTTCATGTGGGGAATAGCAATGAAGATGAAG ATGCTGATCAATATATTCTGAATGGTATTTCACTATCAAACTTAGCAGCACATGATGAGAAAAAAGTAGCTCGATCATTTACTTCATCTTTTCCATATTTTGTAAGGATCATGAAAAGCTTCAACGTTAGCGGTTCATATACTCTG AATATCCCGTATCAATTTTCAATGGCACATCTCCCAAACTGCAAGATAAAGATTATCCTCCATAATTTGAAAGGAGAACATTGGACTGTTAATTCTGTGCCATCAACAAGAGTGCATACAAGTCACACTCTCTGCGGAGGATGGATGGCCTTTGTGCGTGGCAATAACATAAAGGTTGGAGATGTCTGCATTTTTGAACTCGTGCATGAGTGTGAATTACTTGTTCGTATTGCTGGAGGTGGAAAAGATCTACAAGACCCGGTTGCGAAACCAGATTTAAGTAACCCTAGTGCAGGACATGCTATCACTTGCCATAAGGCTTCAAGATATATGTCGGTGAATCCTAAAGACAACCCAAAAAACATAATAAACGTTGATCAATCAGTTAAAAAGCGGTCAAAGGTTGGTCAAGAAGCTGCTTTTTCCATTGAATTAAGGAAATCTGGTAAAAGATCAAATTCTTCTAAGAAAACGGGGCTTGGCAATCGGACGAAAGCTGCCAATAAAAAGTTGG AGACAGCTGCTCAGAAGAGGCATCGTGTTGAAGATGAATTAAGCTCACAAGCTAATGCTGGTTTGAGAATGTTGTTTGCACTCGATGAACAAAGAGTGGCTCAAGCCTTTACTTCCCCTTTTCCTAATTTTGTGAAAATCATGAAAAAGTTCAATGTCAGTGGATCATACACTTTG AAAATCCCATACCAGTTCTCTGCTGCACATCTCCCAGCCTACAAAACAGAAATTATTCTTCGAAATTTAAAAGGTGAAAGTTGGACTGTGAACTCTGTACCGGACGCAAAAGGCAGAACGGTGCATACCTTTTGTGGTGGATGGATGGCCTTTGTTCGCGATAATGACATCAATTTTGGGGACACATGCATATTCGAACTTGTTGCTCAGGGTGAGATGCGGGTTTATATATCTGGGGTGGGAAAGGAGGGGCTTGAACATCAAAATGGTCAAGTGAAACTTAATAGATTATTGGCCAACGTTCCATCTACCTGCTAA